Proteins from a genomic interval of Amphiura filiformis chromosome 9, Afil_fr2py, whole genome shotgun sequence:
- the LOC140160265 gene encoding monocarboxylate transporter 12-B-like, producing MFAGYWQHIAIVQHLENEAFMFGQSESKLANLSSGVNLYPHYVLQQPQLLEGGWGWVIVASRFIVNFVISGIIKSMGVLVPHFMGQLHASAGQTGLCIGIFVGLTNLIGPVATALLGIFSHRKLVMIGGFISGVGLALSALATSVSYLGMGLTISGVGMGLCAVPMISCCTWYFREKFAIINGLSVVGGSLGMMILPPCTEVAVEKYGWRATIILFAAFSLNLIVAGAAIRRPDTKFSDEIKQTKCESQNGTATSISSKAKEAETEPNRLENTKEETGFLKICKSLSKSLYVGIFKRTSTFAVYELVFFLYAIGYTSWVVFLVPHAIHKGIEPVNAAFLSTLGGCGAIFGRLFHGPLIDRGYITGNGLFALLSFICAWCFLLDPLFNSYHMQMISAFIVGLCIGSRYPLSVTMVTKLPELVKSELLVSAIGWTHFFLGVGKTIGGPLTGWLFDISGSYMVAFVTMGVLEIIVTVILCSMTLRGRLCQRSPEPPPDNV from the exons atgtttgccGGGTATTGGCAACATATTGCCATAGTTCAACACTTAGAAAATGAAGCATTTATGTTTGGCCAAAGTGAGAGTAAACTGGCAAATCTATCCTCTGGTGTAAATCTTTACCCCCATTATGTTTTACAGCAGCCACAACTTTTGGAAGGAGGATGGGGTTGGGTGATCGTAGCATCGAGATTTATAGTCAACTTCGTCATTTCCGGTATCATTAAATCAATGGGAGTGTTGGTGCCTCATTTCATGGGACAGCTCCATGCTTCTGCGGGACAAACAGGACTATGTATAGGGATATTTGTTGGATTGACAAATCTGATAG GTCCTGTTGCAACTGCATTGCTTGGAATATTTTCTCATCGTAAGCTAGTTATGATTGGAGGGTTTATCTCAGGTGTCGGGCTCGCGTTATCAGCACTGGCTACTTCGGTATCTTATCTTGGAATGGGGCTCACCATATCAG GAGTTGGCATGGGACTCTGCGCAGTACCTATGATATCTTGCTGTACCTGGTACTTTCGTGAGAAGTTTGCGATTATTAATGGTCTGTCCGTGGTTGGTGGATCTCTAGGAATGATGATATTGCCTCCCTGCACAGAGGTTGCCGTGGAGAAATATGGGTGGCGAGCTACAATCATACTATTTGCTGCATTTAGTTTAAATTTGATAGTTGCCGGAGCTGCAATACGGCGACCAGACACAAAATTCTCAGACGAAATAAAGCAAACCAAATGTGAATCACAAAACGGCACAGCCACATCCATATCATCTAAAGCTAAAGAAGCAGAAACGGAACCAAATCGTTTAGAAAATACAAAGGAAGAAACGGgatttttgaaaatctgtaaatctCTATCAAAAAGTTTATATGTAGGGATTTTCAAAAGAACTTCAACATTTGCTGTGTATGAACTAGTCTTTTTTCTCTACGCTATTGGTTACACGTCGTGGGTCGTGTTCCTAGTTCCACATGCAATACATAAGGGAATCGAACCTGTCAATGCGGCATTCTTATCAACTTTAGGAGGGTGTGGTGCAATATTTGGTCGATTATTTCACGGACCTCTTATTGACCGTGGCTACATTACAGGCAATGGACTCTTTGCCTTGCTTTCATTTATATGTGCATGGTGTTTCCTTTTAGATCCACTCTTTAACTCTTACCATATGCAAATGATTTCAGCATTTATTGTTGGTCTTTGTATTGGATCTCGATATCCACTATCAGtcaccatggtaacaaaactACCTGAATTAGTGAAATCTGAATTGTTGGTATCTGCAATCGGATGGACACATTTTTTCCTTGGTGTTGGAAAAACTATCGGAGGACCGTTAACAG GTTGGCTTTTTGATATCAGTGGTAGCTACATGGTTGCCTTCGTTACAATGGGTGTCTTAGAGATTATCGTGACTGTAATTTTATGTTCAATGACTCTTCGAGGACGTTTATGTCAACGATCACCCGAACCACCGCCAGATAACGTGTAG